A genome region from Colwellia sp. Arc7-D includes the following:
- a CDS encoding N-acetylmuramoyl-L-alanine amidase: MFPEYIVLHTAAFTGKNCDRDMIDQWHKARNWSGIGYHFVILNDQHDLKIDGEIEIGRLTNKAGAHALGLNSRSLGICCIGHGDKFDFTLAQYKSLYGLIEQLMTEFSIPLDKVIGHRELNELVKKNIISSRYRTSKSCPGTKIDMDVIRNTLSQSHSLVKDEKAEIDLQSKLAMNNAIAILQKHRAQFPNAQDELDEFINHPEIISMTR, translated from the coding sequence ATGTTTCCAGAATATATTGTGCTCCATACAGCTGCTTTTACTGGCAAAAATTGTGACCGAGATATGATTGACCAATGGCATAAAGCACGAAATTGGTCAGGTATTGGCTATCATTTTGTGATTTTAAATGACCAGCATGACCTCAAAATCGACGGTGAAATTGAAATAGGTCGATTAACCAATAAAGCGGGTGCGCATGCTTTAGGATTAAATAGCCGTTCTTTAGGTATCTGCTGTATTGGTCACGGTGATAAATTTGATTTTACACTTGCTCAATATAAAAGCCTTTATGGCTTAATAGAACAGTTGATGACAGAGTTTTCAATACCGTTGGATAAAGTTATTGGTCATCGAGAGTTAAATGAATTAGTGAAAAAAAATATTATTTCATCGCGTTATAGAACCAGTAAATCTTGTCCTGGGACTAAAATAGATATGGACGTTATTCGTAATACATTGTCTCAAAGTCACTCGTTGGTGAAAGATGAAAAAGCAGAAATTGATCTACAAAGTAAATTAGCGATGAATAATGCCATTGCCATTCTACAAAAACACCGAGCTCAATTTCCTAATGCCCAAGATGAACTTGATGAGTTTATTAACCATCCTGAAATTATTTCAATGACCCGGTAA